One window of Candidatus Methylomirabilota bacterium genomic DNA carries:
- a CDS encoding RidA family protein, which yields MKRQNIQPESLSKRVVGGHVLYSHVVVVEGRKTIFVSGQLARNPDGEAVGRGDMRAQIRQVGENVKAALAAAGATLADIVKTNTYVTDIEEFFRHVDVRMEYFGAMPTSTTVEVRRLAHPDLLVEVEVIAVVD from the coding sequence ATGAAACGCCAGAACATCCAGCCGGAGTCGCTCAGCAAGAGGGTGGTGGGCGGGCACGTCCTGTATTCCCACGTGGTGGTCGTGGAGGGCCGGAAGACGATCTTCGTGTCGGGCCAGCTCGCGCGGAATCCGGATGGTGAAGCGGTCGGTCGCGGCGACATGCGCGCGCAGATCCGCCAGGTGGGTGAGAACGTCAAGGCCGCGCTGGCCGCGGCCGGGGCCACGCTCGCCGACATCGTGAAGACCAATACCTACGTCACCGACATCGAGGAGTTCTTCCGGCACGTCGACGTCCGCATGGAGTACTTCGGGGCCATGCCGACGAGCACCACGGTGGAGGTACGGCGGCTCGCCCACCCCGATCTCCTCGTCGAGGTGGAGGTGATCGCCGTCGTCGATTGA